Part of the Diprion similis isolate iyDipSimi1 chromosome 10, iyDipSimi1.1, whole genome shotgun sequence genome, gcgattgatagctgaaaagttacggccgaaaaactgcaaatttccatcgtcatttctctgctgctggtcctacgctgtttttgatgtgttttctgagttcctgggggtcgaattactctagaaatggtcatacaaatcgattccgagtcgagaaattctcggctgcgaaaatgaccaaaaaagtaaggcatacccctttggatttttgacgaaaatttcgacgactttgaaaagtgctgcaattaattctttgaggcactattcccacgtaattttgcgagaggaatcgattaagcgcagtctcaatacgctgcgattgattgctgaaaagttacggccgaaaaactggaaatttttatcgtcatttctctgctgctggtcctacgctatttttgatgtgttttctgagtttctgggggtcgaattactctagaaatggtcatacaaatcgattccgagacgcgaaattttcggctccgaaaatgatcaaaaaagtaaggcttacccctttggatttttggcaaaaatttcgacgactttggaaagtgctgcaataaattctttgaggcactattccgacgtaattttgcgagaggaatcgattaagcgcagtcccaatacgctgcgattgatagctgaaaagttacggccgaaaaactgcaaatttccatcgtcatttctctgctgctggtcctacgctgtttttgatgtgttttctgagttcctgggggtcgaattactctggaaatggtcatacaaatcgattccgagacgcgaaattttcggctccgaaaatgaccaaaaaagtaaggcttacccctttggatttttggcgaaaatttcgacgactttggaaagtgctgcaataaattctttgaggcactattccgacgtaattttgcgagaggaatcgattaagcgcagtcccaatacgctgcgattgatagctgaaaagttacggccgaaaaactgcaaatttccatcgtcatttctctgctgctggtcctacgctgtttttgatgtgttttctgagttcctgggggtcgaattactctagaaatggtcatacaaatcgattccgagtcgagaaattctcggctgcgaaaatgaccaaaaaagtaaggcatacccctttggatttttgacgaaaatttcgacgactttgaaaagtgctgcaattaattctttgaggcactattcccacgtaattttgcgagaggaatcgattaagcgcagtctcaatacgctgcgattgattgcTGAAAAGTTatggccgaaaaactggaaattttcatcgtcatttctctgctgctggtcctacgctatttttgatgtgttttctgagttcctgggggtcgaattactctagaaatggtcatacaaatcgattccgagacgcgaaattttcggctccgaaaatgaccaaaaaagttaggcttacccctttggatttttggcaaaaatttcgacgactttggaaagtgctgcaatgaattctttgaggcactattccgacgtaattttgcgagaggaatcgattaagcgcagtcccaatacgctgcgattgatagctgaaaagttacggccgaaaaactgcaaatttccatcgtcatttctctgctgctggtcctacgctgtttttgatgtgttttctgagttcctgggggtcgaattactctagaaatggtcatacaaatcgattccgagacgcgaaattttcggcttcgaaaatgaccaaaaaagtaaggcttacccctttggatttttggcgaaaatttcgacgactttggaaagtgctgcaataaattctttgaggcactattccgaagtaattttgcgagaggaatcgaataagcgcagtcccaatacgctgcgattgattgctgaaaagttacgggcgaaaaactgcaaatttccatcgtcatttctctgctgctggtcctacgctgtttttgatgtgttttctgagttcttgggggtcgaattaccctagaaatggtcatacaaatcgattccgagtcgagaaattttctgctgcgaaaatgaccaaaaaagtaaggcatacccctttggatttttgacgaaaatttcgacgactttgaaaagtgctgcaattaattctttgaggcaccattcccacgtaattttgcgagaggaatcgattaagcgcagtcccaatacgctgcgattgatagctgaaaagttacggccgaaaaactgcaaatttccatcgtcatttctctgctgctggtcctacgctgtttttgatgtgttttctgagttcttgggggtcgaattactctagaaatggtcatacaaatcgattccgagacgcgaaattttcggctctgaaaatgaccaaaaaagtaaggcttacccctttggatttttggcgaaaatttcgacgactttggaaagtgctgcaataagttctttgaggcactattccgacgtaattttgcgagaggaatcgattaagcgcagtcccaatacgctgcgattgatagctgaaaagttacggccgaaaaactgcaaatttccatcgtcatttctctgctgctggtcctacgctatttttgatgtgttttctgagttcctgtgggtcgaattactctagaaatggtcatacaaatcgattccgagacgagaaattttcggctgcgAAAATGATCtagaaagtaaggcttacccctttggatttttggcgaaaatttcgacgactttgaaaaatgctgcaattaattctttgaggcactattccgacctaattttgcgagagaaatcgatcaagcgaagtcataatacgctgcgattgatagctgaagagttgcggccgaaaaactgaaaatttttatcgtcatctctctgctgctggtcctacgctgtttttgatgtgtttcctgagttcctgggggtcggattactttagaaatggtcatacaaatcgattccgagacgagaaattttcggctccgaaaatgaccaaaaaagtaaggcatacctctttggatttttgacgaaaatttcgacgacttcgaaaagtgctgaaattaattctttcaggcactattccgacgtaattttgcgagaggaatcgattaagcgcagtcccaatacgctgccattgatagctgaaaagtaacggccgaaaaactgcaaattttcatcgtcatttctctgctgctggtcctacgctgtttttgatgtgttttctgagttccggggggtcgaattactctagaaatggtcctacaaatcgattccgagacaacaaattttcggctccgaaaataaccaaaaaagtaaggcttacccctttggatttttgacgaaaatttcgacgactttggaaagtgctgcaattaattctttgaggcactatcccaacgtaattttgcgagaggaatcgattaagcgcagttccgatacgctgcgattgatagctgaaaagttacggccgaaaaactgaaaattttcatcgtcatttctctgctgctggtcctacgccgtTTTTGACGTATTTCCTGAGTTCCCGGGGGTCGAATTaatctagaaatggtcatacaaatcgattccgagacgcgaaatttacggcttcgaaaatgaccaaaaaagtaaggctcaccccttcggatttttggcgaaaatttcgacgacctcgaaaagtgctgcaattaaatttCCAGAAAGTGGGTTCCGAAACGAGCTAGTAGTGCTAAAAACTCCCTAAAACAGAACCAGAGCTAGGGACACCTTCAGATATTAGCTCGTTCTGTCCACAATCTTCCATCTGTTTTGCGCTGCCGAGTTCGTTAGTACCTCTACCTCTGTCTGACGGAGTTTTAGCGCTGCCAGCTGATTCCCGAACGCACTCTAGTCAACGAACTTTGCTaccaaaagagataaaaaaattgctgacAGTACTAGGAGCTgatttcggaacgcactcaGAATAAAGTGTTTGCAGCATTTGAAATTCGCCAAAATGGTAGAATAGTTTAGTGACTCTTCGTACCCTGAAACTCtctataatttcaaaaataccataatatttgttcaatttgCACTACCTTTACAGCGGACCCAAAATAAAGCCGTCGGTGGTCAATCGCTGCAGCAGGTATAGTTAGGTGTAGGTGAGGAATAGTCGCAATTACATGCCGTTACTGAAATCCACATTTAATCGCAGAATTCCTTCATCTTCTAGGCGTGCATATAATAGCCGGACTGGGGGAACGCGTATTGAAGGTTTGAATGCTTACGTGTGGTTTACCGGTAACTTCACGCGTCCAATTTTCCGTAACGCAAATCAATTTCTTCCTGAAATTCCCCACGCTATAAAGTTTCAGCGTTTTTTCAGAAATGACAATCGTGCGTTCTTAAACATTCTAGCAAACTTTCGAGAACCTCATGGATATGCCTAGACGTCCGTGATTctatcaatttttacttttcatcaccttCCGTGATCTAAGTAAAGTATAGGTTTTGGTCGAAAATCACTTTTGCTAATTTGAACGAATTTTTACGTTTCCGAAACTCTAGAATTCGAAAAACaggttttcagaaaattgtcAGGCTCGATGTAGATCTGTTGATCCGTCGGCCTGTCCGACAAACTCCCGCGATAATCTTGGAAACaggtggatgaaaaaatttgaaagttacAGGATTTCACAATAAAATGATgagcatgaaaaattgcccTGTGCCGTTTAATGTGAACTTCCGGTTCTATTCTAATATTTACTCTTtcataaaatagaataaaaatgttcGTTCAAAACATGTGTGAACCTTTGATTGTAAAAAAGTTTACACCATTGAATGCTATTTCAGTTAGAATATGACGTACGAATCATATTACGTAGTTATATAAGGGATACCCTGCGCCCAACTCGATCGGATGAAttcaaatgatgaaatttaagCTGCTAACAGCATGATATAGATCGGAAGTAACGTCCAAGTAAATTCGGCCATGCCACGTCCGCGAGTACGGTATACGAAACTCACATAACATAATATGATTCTCTGTTGCTACTTTTTCAAGAACTATTATTACATTACGGGGGCAATTTTATGATTTGCGTGTGCGTGTATCGCATATATTTAAGGGTAATTGGCCCGGCGTAATATGAAACGAGAACCTATAATTGTTCACGATTCATATGCATCCTCCACTACTTTGCAAGCTCGTTAGGCAACAGCCATTTATCCTTTTATGCTACAGCGCTCGCACTGCCCGTTCAACATGGGTATAAATGCTAGGCGCTTCGCGCGCCGAACAGCAATACATACCATTGTCATGTTTGCCAAGAAGACGTGAATTGTTTCTGCGCTTATTTCTTTGAGCCTTCtcattttttcgttaattttcgtATAACGATCATATTAGCGAGATCGAAAAATGGGCGGATTGTCAAGCTGTGATAGGTGAGAACAATATATTAGCCCGACTCGATAATTTCTTCTCAATAATTTCTCCTTTCGGAaatatttccgaaattttatcGCCATTATGCTGGAGGCAGATTTTCGTCGACACCCGGAgtcaaattgttaaaaataacgCTAATCACTATTTGTCATCCGTAGTGTAAATTTTGCTATCAGGTTGTTATGTCTtcgatatttcatattttcttattttgacCCCATTAAATGGACTAAATTTAAATCTTTATTTAACTACACAACATCATGCTCGTAAAATGAAATAGCTTGTTAAGAATAGATAATTGCgtggatttatttttcttttccattccaGCGAATTTCGAGATACAGTGGCCTTCACCATAAATGACGTGCCGTATGTAGGTtggtaatttcaaaaaatcactcCAAAGAGTTTTTACAAAACTTATAAATCATACGTCTTAACGCTATAGATTATCTGCGAgtaaaatattgtgaaaattatatacaataaGCTTGCTATAATTGCTATAATTAGTACAAGATGATCCTTTACAAATAGTAGAGACACTTGTGAAATTCCATGATGTTCATTCTATCATCATGACAACTAATTGATGTTCTACGGAAAGCAATACTTAAATGAGTATAAGCAAATAATACACTTCTTGCAAGTACAACGTACAATTTCGTTCATAATACTACTGTATAATACCCGGGATTAACGAAGTGTATTCCTCAGTTGACGAAAGCACACCATCCGGCACATCATTGAACGTATACCTTCGCGAGCATGCAAACCTCCGGGGTACTAAAGCTATGTGCCTCGAGGGTGGCTGCGGGGTATGTATTGTGGCCGTCAAAATTGGCGGCAATACAATGGCAGTCAACTCTTGCCTGGTTCCCGTTCTAATCTGTCATGGGTGAGTAATAAACTATTCCAGAAtgccaaaaatatttatttatgcatCCGTAATTATAGTTCCGAGTACGTGGTTCTTGATCCTCATATGAATATTCTATGTGTACACCGTAGTGTAGGTCGAAGTTAATGATCCAATATCTTGAGCATTTTATCCTTGAATGGTAGGTGGGAAATTACGACGATAGAAGGCGTCGGCAACCGCGGCCGTGGGTACCACCCAGTGCAAGCAAGATTGGCCCAATTCAATGGTTCGCAATGTGGTTATTGCTCACCTGGAATGGTTATGAATATGTACAGGTAATGATAATTTATACGCTGTCACGCACGTATCAACGGTTTACGCTTAACGTGGCAGTCGGAAGAGACATTTATAAACAAGAAGTTTGTGTTACAATTTTTCTAGTTTATCGCGGGAAAAAAAACAGCCGACAATGAAGGATATTGAAAACTCGTTTGGAGGTAACATATGTAGGTGCACTGGGTACAGACCGATTTTAGATGCTTTTAAGTCACTCGCGTCAGACGCTAGTTTGGAATTGACACAGAAGGTTCAAGACATTGAGGTGAAATTCGATTTGAGTTCGAGGATAAAGAAATCCCCATACATCATCTGAAATTCCGATTTTTATGAAGgatcaaaatgtttttatagGAATTGTGTGAAATAAAGATTTGTTCAAAAACCGAGCAAAGCTGCAGTGGTGCGTGCGCAACGATACAAAAGAGCAAGGTCACCGGGTTTCGGCATATAATATTCGACAACGCTGAGTTCTACAAAGTTCCTACCGTAGAAGGgttgttttcgattttcgaaaaatatcctgACGCAAGCTACGTTCTTCACGGTGGCAATACAGCTCATGGTGATGATGCAGCAAACAACTGCTGTTAATAATATTCCCACGTACATCTACATATAATAGCAGTTTTCGTCTTTCAGGAGTGTACCGAATCAAAAAGCCTCAGCTTTACATCGATGTGAATGATGTACCTGATTTGCACCGGGTCGAGTTAACCAAGATCGGTTTGGCACTTGGTGCCAACTTGACGCTGACGAAAACGatgcaaaattttaagaaatattcAACCTACAAGGGATTCAAGTATTTGAATCTATTAGCGGATCACATCGATCTGATCGCTAGTGTCCCCGTACGCAACGTAAGCTATTTTATACTGTCGAGGGTGGAAGTATATGTTTAATGGTTTGCATTTCATTCGCAAATtggggaaaaatttcagatagGCACGTTGGCTGGCAACTTGATGATAAAACATCAGCACCATGAATTCCcatctgatatttttttgatccTCGAAACCGTTGGTGTTCAACTGCACATCCGTAAGAATTTAGGCAATTTTGTGACGTTACACTATATTAATCGTCTTGGCTGCATTACACATACCATTTTCAGTGGAAAATCCTAAAGACAAGCTGAGTGTGAAGCTTATGCAGTTTCTCGAAATGGATATGAGACATAAACTTATATACAGCATTATTTTACCGCCCCTCGAAAGCGAGTATGAATTCAGATCCTACAAGGTatactaattgtaaatttatttgcgATTGTACGGCTGTAAACGCCATGCAATTACTATGCATTGTATACTTCGTGTTGGGAAATTCAGTTAGTCCTGCTGTTCGATGTGAATCGCACGCAATCAAGTTCTCTTTAACTCGGAACAGATAATGCCCAGAGCACAGAACGCGCATGCGCACGTGAACGCTGGATTCCTTTTCAAACTTGACGGAGGTGGGAAGGTTGTAGAAATGCCAAACATTATCATCGGCGGAATCAGACATGATTTTGTGAGTATCTTCGGTGCAGCTAAGCGAGCCcctaactaattgtaagataatgtaaataattacAGCTTCACGCGAGCAAAactgaagaatttttgaagGGTAAAAACCTGTTAGCCAATGACGTCCTCCAGCGGGCTATCCAAGTTTTGCACAACGAGCTCAACCCAGATCATGTACTTCCCGATTATTCTTCCGAATTTCGGGAAACATTGGCTGAAGGTTTATTCTACAAAGTAAGTTGTACTGGAACAATCATATTCTAATGTTAGTTCGCAGATGTGTTAAGCGGAACAATCGTGATGACAGATAATCGTATCCGGTTTTCAGTTTGTTTTGAGCATAAATCCGAACAACGTTGACCCAAGATTGCGAAGCGGAGGCATGATTTTAGAACGAGGGTTATCAACGGGCAAGCAGGATTTTGATACGGATAGAAATGTATGGCCTTTGAATAAGCCAGTGCCGAAACTTGAGGCCATATACCAAACATCAGGGGAGGCTCACTACATTAATGACATCAAGACAATGCCAGACGAAGTATATTGTGCCTTTGTACTGACCGACGTAGCGAATGGGTACATCGAGCACGTCGACGCAACGGAGGCTATGGTAAgaacaatattattatgtttCGATGACCTTGATCttgattattgtatttttttaccctctCGTAACACGTGCAACGTTCATGAGATCAGAGTGGTAATCTGCATGTACgtaatttcagaaaatgaaaggtGTTATTGCCTTTTATGACGTATCGGATGTGCCGGGTAAAAACGTATTCATACCAAAAGAAGCCGAGATATTTTATCTGCCCTTCAACGAACCCGTAAGGAACCATCTACACTTGTAGATTATTTTATTGCTTACTAGTCCGAGTAGCTGCGAGCTTGTATCAAAAAACGTACTAGCATTTTCCCAGGGCGCGAATTATTCAAGTATCTGTagatataatttcaatttcgaacTTCACTGATACCTTTCCAAGACAATCAGATCTTGGAAACTCTCCAAACATTacttagaaaatttacaatattgaCTTCACTTCAAGACTAGTAGCTTTTTAATTAATCCGTGCAGGTACTTAACTTGCaaacttgcaaaatttttttattgcaaataattCCGGAAACGTTTCGGCACGAGTGAAGTACTTTCGTCCAAAAATCAAACTTAACCTCGACTTGACTGATTTAGTCGATGCGAAGTACGTCGCACCTATGTCCAA contains:
- the LOC124410828 gene encoding xanthine dehydrogenase/oxidase-like isoform X4 gives rise to the protein MGGLSSCDSEFRDTVAFTINDVPYVVDESTPSGTSLNVYLREHANLRGTKAMCLEGGCGVCIVAVKIGGNTMAVNSCLVPVLICHGWEITTIEGVGNRGRGYHPVQARLAQFNGSQCGYCSPGMVMNMYSLSREKKQPTMKDIENSFGGNICRCTGYRPILDAFKSLASDASLELTQKVQDIEELCEIKICSKTEQSCSGACATIQKSKVTGFRHIIFDNAEFYKVPTVEGLFSIFEKYPDASYVLHGGNTAHGVYRIKKPQLYIDVNDVPDLHRVELTKIGLALGANLTLTKTMQNFKKYSTYKGFKYLNLLADHIDLIASVPVRNIGTLAGNLMIKHQHHEFPSDIFLILETVGVQLHILENPKDKLSVKLMQFLEMDMRHKLIYSIILPPLESEYEFRSYKIMPRAQNAHAHVNAGFLFKLDGGGKVVEMPNIIIGGIRHDFLHASKTEEFLKGKNLLANDVLQRAIQVLHNELNPDHVLPDYSSEFRETLAEGLFYKIIVSGFQFVLSINPNNVDPRLRSGGMILERGLSTGKQDFDTDRNVWPLNKPVPKLEAIYQTSGEAHYINDIKTMPDEVYCAFVLTDVANGYIEHVDATEAMKMKGVIAFYDVSDVPGKNVFIPKEAEIFYLPFNEPLFADKEVLYAGQPIGMIVATSNAIANEAVDKVKVIYTGAFEKKAIVSIEDALVSKDDSRMSTPVVIPAESRGTDTKYVIKGDFVCGGQYHYTMETQTCVCVPVEDGMDVYTSTQNIDLNQIAIATCLGVPQNSINIRVRRLGGGYGAKISRAAQVACACALACHKLNRPARFVMTLESNMSSIGKRSPSYHEYEVGADINGKIQYLNVKHWSNSGAVFNESSSPVIAYHCGNCYDTSTWTRSGYEVRTDLPTNTYCRAPASTEGIALAENVMEHIARELDKDPMDIRSVNMNPADNGIMNELIEDLKVTADYNMRRKAVESFNGENRWKKKGIAMIPMKYPFTFYGQFNVLVSVYARDGTVAITHGGIECGQGINTKVAQTAAYILGIDLEMISIKPTTNLTSPNNTVTGGSWTSDSCAYATMMACKELIKRLEPIKTELHEPTWKELVFAAHQKDVDLCARYMFAATKDDVKPYAIWGCAVGEVEVDLLTGQHIVTRVDLMVDAGISMSPEVDIGQAEGAFIMGLGYWTSEDLIYNPETGVLTNNRTWNYKPPGAKDIPIDFRISLRRNAPNPLGVLRAKATGEPSLCTSCVIMFAIRNAINAARTDAGNTEKWYNLR
- the LOC124410828 gene encoding xanthine dehydrogenase-like isoform X6, with translation MGGLSSCDSEFRDTVAFTINDVPYVVDESTPSGTSLNVYLREHANLRGTKAMCLEGGCGVCIVAVKIGGNTMAVNSCLVPVLICHGWEITTIEGVGNRGRGYHPVQARLAQFNGSQCGYCSPGMVMNMYSLSREKKQPTMKDIENSFGGNICRCTGYRPILDAFKSLASDASLELTQKVQDIEELCEIKICSKTEQSCSGACATIQKSKVTGFRHIIFDNAEFYKVPTVEGLFSIFEKYPDASYVLHGGNTAHGVYRIKKPQLYIDVNDVPDLHRVELTKIGLALGANLTLTKTMQNFKKYSTYKGFKYLNLLADHIDLIASVPVRNIGTLAGNLMIKHQHHEFPSDIFLILETVGVQLHILENPKDKLSVKLMQFLEMDMRHKLIYSIILPPLESEYEFRSYKIMPRAQNAHAHVNAGFLFKLDGGGKVVEMPNIIIGGIRHDFLHASKTEEFLKGKNLLANDVLQRAIQVLHNELNPDHVLPDYSSEFRETLAEGLFYKIIVSGFQFVLSINPNNVDPRLRSGGMILERGLSTGKQDFDTDRNVWPLNKPVPKLEAIYQTSGEAHYINDIKTMPDEVYCAFVLTDVANGYIEHVDATEAMKMKGVIAFYDVSDVPGKNVFIPKEAEIFYLPFNEPLFADKEVLYAGQPIGMIVATSNAIANEAVDKVKVIYTGAFEKKAIVSIEDALVSKDDSRMSTPVVIPAESRGTDTKYVIKGDFVCGGQYHYTMETQTCVCVPVEDGMDVYTSTQNIDLNQIAIATCLGVPQNSINIRVRRLGGGYGAKISRAAQVACACALACHKLNRPARFVMTLESNMSSIGKRSPSYHEYEVGADINGKIQYLNVKHWSNSGAVFNESSSPVIAYHCGNCYDTSTWTRSGYEVRTDLPTNTYCRAPASTEGIALAENVMEHIARELDKDPMDIRSVNMNPADNGIMNELIEDLKVTADYNMRRKAVESFNGENRWKKKGIAMIPMKYPFTFYGQFNVLVSVYARDGTVAITHGGIECGQGINTKVAQTAAYILGIDLEMISIKPTTNLTSPNNTVTGGSWTSDSCAYATMMACKELIKRLEPIKTELHEPTWKELVFAAHQKDVDLCARYMYVKPFGWIFKLKINNDV